The genomic window TCATTGGATAGACAAAACCATAATTATCGGCACGGGTCATATCTTCCACATGAGCACGGGTAGCAAGGCCATGGTCTACTGCATACTGAAGGGCTTCAAGGTACCTGTCCTCGGCAGCTTCTCTGCTGGGCAATCCCATCTTTTCCAGAATGTGAACATCGGAAACAGACATCAATATACCGGTTTCATTAAGACCGCCAATCTGCAAGACCTTATCTATGTCTTCTGTTTTTGCACGTGCCCAGCCCGTAACCTCAGGTACTTCATAGCCCCTGTCAAGCATGAGTTCGATGGCTTTGCGATCTCTTTCATTATAAACGAAAGTTTCCAGTTTTTCAATGCCTATCTCATGCAGATAGTCATAAATTCGAACCTTGTGGCCGCTTTTTAAGACAATACCCGGCATTTGGGCTCCATCCCTGATGGTACTATCACTGATACAAACCTCCTGATCAAGCGGAAGCTTGATTTTTGGCAGATCTCCATAATCTTTGTATACCTTCACAAAATACCTCCTTCCACACAAATATGATAATCCTAATCCCGTATTTTAATAATTAAACATTGTAAAATATTTGTGTATAACCCCTAAAAGGGATCTTTTATTCGTAAAAAGCACATTTAACCGATCAAATCAGGTTGTATTATGATGGATTTTATCCTTAAAATGTCTTTCTTCCTACATACAAAAACAAAATAAGAAGTGACCACCTAAACATTGCAAGAGATAACAAACTACAAAGAACTTAATTCTATTTATAATTTGAATGAATAGTGATTTGCATGTGGAAAATGTTACTTGAAAAGTTTGAAAAACATCCTGCCCAACAAAAGGTACTGAAAATTTTATTCGAAAGAGGTTTTCAGGTAAGTGAGGATGGGAAAGTGACCTCCGGTAAGATAGATATTGCACATACCCAACTCGCGAAAGAGGCAGGTGTGGACCGTCGGGTCGTAGATGCAACTACAGACACAATACTTGAAGATGAAACCCTTAGAAACATATTCCAGAATGTACGTTCAATTCCCTTCTTAAGGGATGTGGCTCCTGCATTGGGACTTGGAGTAATAATTATTACACCTGAAGATGCGGCAACAGTAGGCATTCTTTCAGAAGTATCAGGCGTAATCGCCGCTAATGGTATCAGTATAAGACAGGCAGTTTCAGATGATCCGTATTTTACCGATCAGGCTAAAATGACAATCATCACTGATTCAAAGGTCTCAGGGGACACTGTAAATGAAATCCTTAACATAAAAAGTGTAAAAGGGGTCAGTATATACTGAATTCACAGCAGGGTTTTCAAAAAAGCTATAAAAAAACCTTTTAGATGCCTGGAATTTAATGGGTTCATGAATTTACGCAATAATATGGAAGGATGATCCATATCCCCATACTTTTCAATTAATGAAAGTACATTCGGTTCTGCCAGGGATGAAAATAATTCATTGAGTTGTTCATCTGAAAGACTACCTACAAAGTCGTGCACTTTCATCCCCATATTTAACTCCTTTCCCAGAGACTGCTTCCAGCGAATTTCATATTCTCCCAGCCGGGATTTGGAAGTATCATTTTCAAATGCTGCTTTTGCAGCAACTTCACCTGCTATCTTTGCACAGACAGCTCCTGTATAAACACCACCCCCTGATGTTGGTTTTACCTGACCTGCTGCGTCACCGCAGATCAATACACCGTCAGAAAAAGTACTGGCTGCAACACCTATAGGAATGCCTCCCACTACAAAATCCAGCATACCATCTACTGCACGCCCTGTTTTTGAAAAATTTCTTTTAAGTTCACAGAGATATGATAAAGAATCACTACTGCCCATATTATCAGTTGCAAGTCCAAGCCTTGCAGTGCCGTCTGACAATGGAATTACCCATGCAAAAAAACCAGGCGCACAGGTACCTACGAAGAGCTCC from Methanohalophilus halophilus includes these protein-coding regions:
- a CDS encoding amino acid-binding protein — its product is MWKMLLEKFEKHPAQQKVLKILFERGFQVSEDGKVTSGKIDIAHTQLAKEAGVDRRVVDATTDTILEDETLRNIFQNVRSIPFLRDVAPALGLGVIIITPEDAATVGILSEVSGVIAANGISIRQAVSDDPYFTDQAKMTIITDSKVSGDTVNEILNIKSVKGVSIY
- a CDS encoding NAD(P)/FAD-dependent oxidoreductase translates to MRYDVAVVGAGPVGSVAARHAALQGAKVALFEEHATVGSPVQCAGLLSVRAMDECGISPNDLSVINSVRGAFVHSPEGTCLPIDGGRTRAFVVSRKMFDRKLASLATSEGVDIFLNSKVVAIDNSSGFNRLHVQRSGESEVVEASVVIGADGVRHGVASMVGLPAPSRIMSGIQFEIQMETIRQDFVELFVGTCAPGFFAWVIPLSDGTARLGLATDNMGSSDSLSYLCELKRNFSKTGRAVDGMLDFVVGGIPIGVAASTFSDGVLICGDAAGQVKPTSGGGVYTGAVCAKIAGEVAAKAAFENDTSKSRLGEYEIRWKQSLGKELNMGMKVHDFVGSLSDEQLNELFSSLAEPNVLSLIEKYGDMDHPSILLRKFMNPLNSRHLKGFFIAFLKTLL